A genomic window from Candidatus Kouleothrix ribensis includes:
- a CDS encoding serine hydrolase, with protein MRRKLIKAGRIVGGICALVLIAVAGIAMLRPAPPRPPAHITSVAELDAYLDMLTTFGTPPGLSLVVLKDDRVVYQRGFGLADGPKQSAATPETVYGWWSMTKLITAASIFQLQEQGKLNIDDPVAKYLTFFKVTYPSAASQPITIRHLLNHSSGIPNNVPALVGWIHHADQPRLDQTKYIAQVLPDYSELIFEPGDHGEYTNVGYMVLGAVIEAASGQTYEDYVRAHVLRPLGMRQTDFVYTDAMLPHAAAASHPALSMEGALLPFMVDHWSSYVRETTNGRMWLNRFYANAAPPTGLIGPATDAARFVAAILNGGTLDGHRILAPETIQIMIHDSHVLGRHGEADTYPGMSYGLGWHIVPEGQRLRIQHRGGGPGFGSEMRLYPDEGLGMVVIANDTTYDRDAILDLAAQLDWSQVVGATEGQ; from the coding sequence ATGCGCAGGAAGTTGATCAAAGCCGGTCGGATCGTCGGCGGCATATGCGCGCTGGTGCTCATTGCGGTTGCTGGCATTGCCATGCTACGACCCGCGCCACCGCGGCCGCCGGCCCACATCACAAGCGTAGCCGAGCTCGACGCCTATCTGGACATGCTGACGACCTTCGGCACACCGCCGGGCCTCTCGCTTGTAGTGCTCAAGGATGATCGGGTGGTCTACCAGCGCGGCTTTGGCCTCGCCGACGGGCCAAAACAGAGCGCGGCCACGCCCGAAACAGTGTACGGCTGGTGGTCGATGACGAAGCTCATCACGGCGGCCAGCATCTTCCAGCTGCAGGAGCAGGGCAAGCTGAATATCGACGACCCGGTGGCAAAATACCTGACGTTCTTCAAGGTCACCTATCCGTCGGCTGCAAGCCAGCCAATTACGATCCGCCACCTGCTCAACCATAGCTCGGGCATCCCGAACAACGTACCGGCGCTGGTGGGCTGGATCCACCACGCCGACCAGCCGCGGCTGGATCAGACGAAGTACATCGCCCAGGTGCTACCCGACTATTCCGAGCTGATCTTCGAGCCGGGCGACCATGGCGAGTATACCAATGTGGGCTACATGGTGCTGGGCGCGGTGATCGAGGCCGCCTCCGGCCAGACCTACGAAGACTACGTGCGCGCGCACGTATTGCGGCCGCTGGGCATGCGCCAGACCGATTTCGTCTATACTGACGCGATGCTGCCGCACGCCGCAGCGGCCTCGCACCCCGCGCTCTCGATGGAGGGTGCGCTGCTGCCGTTCATGGTCGATCACTGGAGCAGCTACGTGCGGGAGACGACCAATGGGCGCATGTGGCTCAACCGCTTCTACGCCAACGCCGCGCCGCCGACCGGCCTGATCGGCCCGGCCACCGATGCGGCGCGTTTCGTGGCGGCGATCCTGAACGGCGGAACGCTGGATGGTCACCGTATTCTGGCACCTGAGACGATTCAGATCATGATTCACGACAGCCATGTGCTTGGTCGCCACGGCGAGGCCGACACATATCCTGGCATGAGCTATGGCCTGGGCTGGCATATCGTTCCCGAAGGGCAGCGCCTACGCATCCAGCATCGCGGCGGCGGGCCAGGATTTGGCAGCGAGATGCGACTGTATCCGGATGAGGGCTTGGGGATGGTGGTGATCGCCAACGACACCACCTACGATCGTGATGCGATTCTCGACTTGGCCGCCCAGCTGGATTGGTCGCAGGTTGTCGGGGCCACAGAGGGACAGTAG
- a CDS encoding TetR/AcrR family transcriptional regulator, which yields MLITAILRTVFGDLKYIWNLMKQSSRKQRHADMKAAILDAARAALLEHGPIQFSLRDVARRSGYSPAGLYEYFSGKEDLVHAVADESLAQLQAYLSRAAGDLAPAQRLVALGLAYIRFARENPQHFMLIFTRLPSRRTTLQVPPMGSSPYHLVVQAAQDGVDAAIFLTRPEFGVEQIAYSLWALAHGMASLQQTHLQQFQADFVSHDRMVLEQFVAGLGAG from the coding sequence ATGCTCATTACCGCTATACTCCGAACAGTGTTCGGTGATTTGAAGTACATCTGGAATCTGATGAAACAGTCGAGTCGAAAGCAGCGCCACGCGGACATGAAAGCAGCCATTCTCGACGCCGCCCGCGCTGCACTGCTCGAACATGGCCCGATACAGTTCTCGTTGCGCGACGTAGCGCGGCGCAGCGGGTATAGCCCGGCGGGGCTGTATGAATACTTCAGCGGCAAAGAAGATCTGGTGCATGCCGTCGCGGATGAGTCGCTGGCGCAGCTTCAGGCATACCTCAGCCGCGCGGCCGGCGATCTTGCACCGGCCCAACGGCTCGTAGCGCTAGGCCTGGCGTATATACGCTTTGCACGCGAGAATCCGCAACATTTCATGCTGATCTTCACGCGGCTGCCGTCGCGGCGAACTACCCTCCAGGTACCTCCAATGGGCAGCTCGCCGTACCACCTGGTGGTGCAAGCGGCTCAGGATGGCGTCGATGCAGCTATCTTTCTCACGCGCCCCGAGTTTGGTGTTGAGCAGATCGCCTATAGCCTCTGGGCGCTCGCGCACGGGATGGCGTCGCTCCAGCAAACTCATCTGCAACAGTTTCAGGCCGATTTTGTGTCCCATGATCGGATGGTGCTGGAGCAGTTTGTCGCCGGGCTTGGAGCTGGATAA
- a CDS encoding gamma carbonic anhydrase family protein — protein MPNTTIIDLDDHLEIDPTTFISPHAYVHGTVSIGAHASVWPMVVIRGDKGAIRIGARTNVQDGCVLHADPDAFLTIGAGVTIGHGAIVHGCTVGDDVLIGMGAVILNHAEIGAGSLIAARALVTEGMRVPPGSLVIGVPGKVQPLHADQLARIRQNAQSYVDLAARYLAKMRRLDTPAQ, from the coding sequence ATGCCAAACACCACTATTATCGATCTCGATGATCACCTTGAGATCGACCCGACCACCTTCATCTCGCCGCACGCCTACGTTCACGGCACGGTCAGTATCGGCGCGCACGCCAGTGTCTGGCCGATGGTCGTGATCCGCGGCGATAAGGGCGCGATCCGCATTGGCGCGCGCACGAATGTGCAGGATGGCTGCGTGCTCCATGCCGACCCCGATGCCTTCCTGACGATCGGCGCGGGCGTGACGATCGGGCACGGCGCGATTGTGCATGGCTGCACTGTCGGCGACGACGTGCTGATCGGCATGGGCGCGGTGATCCTCAACCACGCCGAGATTGGCGCAGGCAGCTTGATCGCCGCACGTGCGTTGGTCACCGAGGGCATGCGTGTGCCGCCAGGCTCGCTCGTGATCGGCGTGCCCGGCAAGGTGCAGCCACTGCACGCCGATCAGCTCGCGCGGATTCGCCAGAACGCCCAGAGCTATGTGGATCTGGCCGCACGCTACCTCGCTAAGATGCGCCGGCTGGATACCCCTGCGCAATGA
- the glk gene encoding glucokinase, with translation MLLAGDIGGTKTVLAVVSRDAGARAPIVERTFPSGRYTSLESLVHDFLAAHPHPIDYASFGVAGPVVAGTAEITNLPWQMSEAGLQSALGLRGVRLLNDLESIAYAVPHLSPADVHTINTGVALPGGAIAVIAPGTGLGEAFLTSDNGRYRAHASEGGHASFAPNDEMQLDLLLYLHRRIGHVSCERVCSGLGLPNIYAFFKAHGHVEPDWLAERLAAAADPTPVIVTAALDAERPCGICSATLRLFVSILGAEAGNLALKVLSTGGVYIGGGIPPRILPVLQQHDFMQAFVNKGRFTELLERMPVNIILNPKAALLGAASYGLSAWS, from the coding sequence ATGTTGCTGGCAGGTGATATTGGCGGCACTAAGACGGTTCTAGCGGTGGTTTCGCGGGATGCCGGTGCCCGCGCGCCGATCGTCGAGCGAACCTTTCCCAGCGGGCGGTATACCAGTCTCGAGTCGCTGGTTCACGATTTTCTTGCAGCTCATCCCCACCCGATCGATTATGCCAGCTTTGGCGTGGCCGGGCCAGTGGTCGCCGGTACCGCCGAGATCACCAACCTGCCCTGGCAGATGAGCGAGGCCGGCCTGCAGTCGGCGTTAGGCCTGCGCGGCGTACGGCTACTCAACGATCTTGAGTCGATCGCTTATGCCGTGCCGCACCTTAGCCCGGCCGATGTGCATACAATCAACACCGGCGTGGCGCTGCCTGGCGGTGCGATTGCGGTGATCGCGCCCGGCACCGGCTTGGGTGAGGCGTTTCTCACCAGCGATAATGGGCGCTATCGCGCGCACGCCTCCGAGGGTGGCCATGCCTCATTTGCCCCCAACGACGAGATGCAGCTCGATCTGCTGCTCTACCTGCACCGGCGTATCGGCCACGTCAGCTGCGAGCGCGTCTGCTCGGGGCTGGGGCTGCCGAATATCTACGCCTTCTTCAAAGCTCACGGCCATGTCGAACCCGATTGGCTGGCCGAGCGCTTGGCCGCCGCAGCCGATCCCACGCCTGTAATCGTCACTGCTGCGCTCGATGCCGAGCGGCCCTGCGGCATCTGCAGCGCCACCCTGCGCTTATTCGTGTCGATCTTAGGCGCCGAAGCCGGCAACCTGGCGCTCAAGGTACTCTCGACCGGCGGCGTCTATATCGGTGGCGGCATCCCGCCGCGCATCTTGCCAGTGTTGCAGCAGCACGATTTTATGCAGGCGTTTGTAAATAAAGGGCGCTTCACCGAGCTGCTCGAGCGCATGCCAGTCAACATCATCCTCAACCCTAAAGCCGCCTTGCTGGGCGCTGCATCGTATGGCCTGTCGGCCTGGTCATAG